TTATTAAAGGCCTGACTTCCCACCGGCGCCGAAGAGCTGACCCGGCCAAATAGTTACTTTATAGAGTGCTTCACTTTCCTGGCGACCATCAGCATTGGTGTAACTCTAAACCCATCCTCACAAAGCCTGCTACCTGCACTGCCCTTGCTAGAATGACATTTCGCATTGCCCTTTCTTTTACATTTCCTCCAAGTATGGGGAAAGTAATTAGGAAGAAGCACAATGAAGAAGTTTCCTTTTGTCGGGGCACATTGCGCAGCAGTTTGCAGCGGGGATAATCCTATAGCTCCAAGGAGGGAAGCACAGCGCTGGCTGACAGCATAGATCTGAGATGGAAACAGACCCTTGAAGGACTTCACAGCACTCAAACCAGTTTGCCAAAGTGAAGAATAAGCGGTCGTTAAAAGTTCTGCAAAACCAGGAGCTGATGGAAATGCCCAGGCACGGCCTGCTTCGATCCCTGCTCAGCTGGGGCCAGCTCTGAATTGCTTGAATTAAAaccacagagctgagctctATTACTGCATACTTCTCAGCACATCTGTAACTGCAATAGGCTTCAGAAACAAGAAGATGACTCTGCATGTGTATGCCATTacctcacagctcagaaatcTCTACTGccagcaaatattttcttctagactattaaaaaaagggaaagtgaGTGAGAGAGGCTCGAGCACGCGTGCATGGCCACCAGTCCTTCCCACACGAGGTATTCTCTTCTGCTTAACGATTCTGGGTGTTCTCCAGAAATGAAGTGTTGGGTAGGGTCTGAGCATTCTCCTTCACTGCAACTGGGACTTGAACCATCCTAATGGTGGAGAGGATCCCATTCGTTCACTGGGTTTTGGCTGAGGCTTCTGGTGTTGCAAGCAGTGAGCACCTCCACACCTAATGCTCATCTAAAAGGTAGCTCATAGAACAAGCAGGATTTGCTGCATGGCTGTTTGTTGATTAATGATGCTAATTTCTGCTGATGAGCCCTGGATCCCAGCACTGTCCATGTGCTCCACAGCGCACTGCTGCTCGGTGTGagctcagaaatgctgaaatgtgTTAAAACACAGCAACAGCTCAAGGCCCACAAAGCACCGTTTGTCACTGCAGGAAGGGTTGCTGCCGTGCTCtggaataatgaaaaaaatatcatcatttttttaaacGGGGGGCAGCATTTTTCCCGGCCGCAGCTCTCGTTAGTCACGCCGGTTCTCCAGGGGCTGCAGTGATACAGTCATGAATTTCTGAGATGATTTCATCTCACTGTTATTTACAACTTAGCTCCAAAGCTCAGCCTCTTCCTATTATTTGTGGTTAAATATAGCAGCGGATTCcttcccattcctcctcctctcgGCGCGGTCCCTCTGCCACCCACACGACTCGCATGAGTCACGGGGCACACACATCCTGGGGTCACCAAGAGCACAGGAGGTGAAACCACGTCTGTGTGCTGGAGCCCGGTGTGCAGGGATGGTCCTGGTCCTGTGGCTGCATCCCCAGCATCccaggacaagggggagtggttttaaactgagacaggggaggtttaggttggatatgaggaggaagtttttcccccagagggtggtgacgcactgaacaggttgcccaaggaggctgtgggtgccccatccctgcaggcattcaaggccaggctggatgtggctctgggcagcctgggctgctggttggcgaccctgcacatagcagggggttggaaatggacgagcattgtggtcctttgcaacccaggccgttctatcattctatgattttatgatcccCCGTGCAGGGATTTCAGGTGCCCCCAGGTGGAACCCCACCAAGGAGGGCATCACTGTGAGTCCCCACCATGGGAAAGGAGTGATGTCCCACTGGaaactttttcccttttttcccttccactcTGCATTAAGATGCTTTTATTAAACAGAGCTTCTCTCATCCCGATGATGCCCTTTTGTGAGGGGTTTTTGCTGGCGATAAACACAACACACCTCCAAAATACGGCAGGTCAGGGCATCACCAGATCAATAGGATGtttaacaaggaagaaaaaggagaaaaaacatcaCTTATTTCAGCAGGCGGGGAGGGGGAGGCCGTGCCCAGCCCAGAGCATCCCGCCAGCACAGGAAGCATCACACATCCCCACACTGAGGCTGGATGTGAGCCCTGAAAACTGCAGCGTGGAAATTGAGGCTGCTGTTGAGGGCAGTGCGGAGGCTCAGCATCACGGAGGGCAGCGGGATGGGGCGGtctgaaactgctatttttacCATGGAGTTGAATCCTCTGTGCGCGGGCGGAGCTGCAGGATGCTCGCCAACAGGAAAGGGCCCCGCAGAGCTCCCGGCGCTGTGTCCCCGTGGGTCAGCTGTGAGCCCGTGGGGCTGCGTGGGGCACCCACATGGTGGGGGTCAGATGGCAAAGGCTTGGGAAATGAGGAGCCTGGGTCCTCAGGAGCCATAATAGCTGCTTTGTCATCTTCCTCCGCCTCCAAACTGACCCCGGCGTTCTGCACACGCTGGATTTATTAATTCAATCCCATCTGCGATGGTTGACATTTAGATTCCGAAAAGTTGGGATAAAAGTAtggaaaatgcatcattgtttTGCTCTCGAGAGAAGGACACCCCAAGGTGCTCTGTGTGGATTCTGATCCCACCTTGTGCCGTGCGTGGCCTCGGGGGCAGTGAGGGCAAGGGCAGGGCTTGGCACATAGCAATTAGGTGTTTGTAGCTGCTCTGATACACCACATCCGTGGAGaagctgcactgagctgcccTGCTTGTCCCGCTGCGTCCTATGGCTCGAGCTGCTGGCTGTTCCCCTCTACATAGAGAGGATTGCTGTTGCCATTGGTGCCACTAAAGTCAGTAGGCTAAAATGCAAGACCCCGTTGTAGTGCATCGCATCTGCGGCTATGTCTGCTTTGGGCAGTGGTTTAAGAAGGGAGAAAACGCGCTCAGGCAAAGTCCTCGTGTCCCACgctgccctgcctggctccGGGGCAGGAAGGCTGTGCTTTTTGTCGTTCAGCTGTACAGATGGTCTCAGCACGGCGCTTGAAGCCTTTTTGGTCACATTCGGACAGCCCTGGGAGCGCCGTCAGTCGCGAGCGGAGACACTGCTGCTCGTACACTGCCCCCACATGGCAAAAGGGGATGAGACGGGGAGCGCAGCTCTGCGACGGGCGAGGATACGGTGTGTGCCAGGATCTGCAGGGAGGGAGAACAGCAAATATCCAGAAAATGCAGTGATGTAATGGCAGGCGTTCACCGGTTCCCGTGTCCCAGGACCCGCGGTAATGCGTCTCCGGCCTTTTCCCCTCCGTGCCTCCCCTCCACAACGGCTGGTTGTGATTTCTGCTCTGAGTGACAGCACCGGGTCACAGCTGGTGATGTGTGTGTGAGACCGAGGCCTGTCTGTGGAGAAGGGGTTGGAAATTAGAAGCAGCCCACGGCTGTGTGATGTACGGATGCCTGCACACAAATAGGGAATCGAAAACTAAGCAGCAGGCAGATGAAAGTGCTGCTATCCGTTCCCCAACAACTACGGTGgtattttgggggtgaaaatcCAGGACTGTTTGTTGTGGTTGTGCCCAGCCTGGCATCAAGCTATAGGGACTGGTTAGGGCACTTGGAACCAAGAGGTGTTGGAAGCTTTCAGCGTTCGGATTGATCCCCGCCTTTCAGGGGGAGGACTGAATTCTGCTCCTATCAATAAGTAATGGTCTTGGAGGAGCTTGTTTAACTTCAGGGTCGAGCAAGAGCTGGAGAGGAGAAATCTGATTTCATAGCAATGAGAAATGCGATGGCCAGGGCTTGGGCAAAGCTACCGACATGGTTACAGGGCCAGATGCTAACAGGGGTATTACGTGTAGGTATGGATAAGGAAGAGTCTCAGGCCATGGAGGACTGACTAGATGCTGTCTCTGCAGTTTGAGCACAGCTGATTCTAAGCTTAAGCTGACTGCAAAGTGATCCCATGCAAACTATGTGCCACGTTTGTCATTAGAATGAAAAGACCTTAATTTTCTGACGACAGGCACTGAGCAGTACAGTGCAACGCATTATCCTCAGCAAACAATTAAAGCCCACATTTTAAGTTTGGCACAGGGTGCTTTCACAACTGCCTCTATGAATGCGTGAATACATTCAAATACACTGAAATACATCCAAATACTCTCAATACATTCCAGTGAGTTCTCTCCCTTTGCATGAACGTTCACGATCCCATACGCTGCAGGAACACATGCACTGTTGTACTGAGGTGCTTCTGCTCCTGGGACTGACTGCAGGCTTCACCACAGCGTGACTCCAGCTCAAACTGGCAAAGGGTTGCTGAAATAGCAGTCTCTTTTGGGGGCTGAGCCCTCTGCAGAGTTGGTTTGATTGGGGTGTTCTGCACCAGGAGCTGGCACTTGGAGGAGCGATCTGGCTGCTCTGTGAGGCTGTAAGCAATGTGTGCCAGGCTGGGCCTGCCCCAGGGTGATTTGTGAATGTGTTGTGTTGGCATCGTTCGCAGGGTGTTTATTGCCCACATGTATTTCTTCACCTCAGTGTGTCTGGGAAAAGTCAGGAAAATAACAGCTACAGACAGCTGCCCTcagcactgcaaacagcagccaGGGGCAATGCCAGGAGCACCAGTGCTGCTCTTGCTCCTGTCCAAGCCATACAGCAGAAACTTTTGTGCATCTGCAGTGGAGGAGAACAAGGGACGGTGCAGGAGAGGACATGGGGCCATTCAGAGAAAAGGGTGTCCCAATGTCACGGCCACATAAGACCATccaagctgtgccaggaggtaagcactgctgctttcagatTGCCCTGAACTTCTGTGCTGAGCTTTGACCCTATGGCAAAGAAGCCGATGCCAACAGCTTATGGAGAGtcaagagaaaagcagatgttgATATAAGCATTAAAAATACCCGAAGCAGGGACAGAGCATGACAGCCACGCTTTGGAGATGTGAAGCTCTGTGCCACGAGGCACTGCTTGCTCTCAGGGAGCATttcccagcccccccccagcagtgctctgtgggTACCAGGGGGCCCCACACCAGCGATGCCCCACACGTCTCTGGGTCTGCAAACAGGACATGCCCACACCATCCTGCAgtttggctttaggagaaaatcTCTGCTGTTATATCTACCCTGCAGCCTTTGTGGGAAACAGAAAACCACAAGCCCAAACTCTGCACTGTATGGTCGTTGGTTTctcatttctcctcttctgtCTTGCTTCTCTTTCTTATTTACTCTTTGCTGTGTCCCATTGCAAGTACTTACAATGCCACAACAATGTCATTGCTCTTGTTGCTGCATGTGGGGACTGAACCTTTCCTGCCTCCTTTCAGCTGGACTTCCCTGTGCTCTCTGCCAGGGGATTTCCTACATTAACACagccttctttcttcctcacctGACCCCTGTTTGTCGCTTTTCCAGAGTTTTGCTTGAAATGGATTTtagctcagcacagctttgcagcCCAGGCCTCACAGCTTGTTCCTGCAACCTCTGCACACGTGTTTGGGATTTTCCAGCATCACGGAGCCCCTCGAGGGCAGTAACACTCCACATTAAgccctggagcagctctggaAGCCAACTCCATTCGTCCTTCTGATGGCAGAACGTGGGAACTGAGCACTTCAAGGGCACCCGGAACACTCTTCAGAGTTTTATCGATATGCCTATTGATACGGCttatcttttcctctgcacCGTGCACAGGGCAGACAGGCGGCTCAGCATTCTGCCAGCTGTGTCTGAGAGGAGATGCTGACAGCAGCCCACTGCCAGCCAGCACCCAGGTTttgtccccagtgctgctgggaaaggcagGGGTCTGGAGGTGTCTGTTTGGGTTACTGACATGACAAGGGCgtgatggtgatgatggtgTGCCCTGGGCCAGGGCTagaagtgctgctgggagggccCTGGCAGCCTGGAGGTCTGCAGGTGTGGTGACTGCCGGCCCTGGTGGGGCAACACACAAAGCTGCATCAGTGCAGCGAGCGCCCACTGCAGCAGACAGACGGCTGCGCGGTGCTCCCTGCACACCGGGCAGCCCAGGCGCTCCAGGAGCACTCCTTGAGGTGCAGCACCTCGTCTCGTCCTCTGTTTTCATCACCGCtttcctgctgtgcttctgcaagTGTGGGCTGGTtttaggttttttcttttttcttgttttcccgttgcctttttttttttacggtTGTCCTTTAttagcagctctgccagcatctCCTGCCGAGGCAGATCGCGGCACGCCGGCCTCTGGCACTTCGCGTTTCCCCTCAGCGCccaagcagcactgccagccgcCAGCGCTCGGCTCGTAGCAGGGAGCTCCCGCTCCCGTTTTCCTTCCTTTACCCGCTCCCCCCGGGCGCCCTCCTgacctcccccccctccccataaCCGAAGGCACGGGACGGCAGGGCGGCCGCACGCTGCGGGGCGGAGCGTTCCCtctgcccggcccggccccccgCGGGCGGCGCTTCGCTCCCGCCGCACGGCTGCTCCCGCGCGATGGCCCGCCACCACCCGGAGCCCGACAGGTGAGCGGGACCCGGCGCCCCACGGGCCCGAGGATGGGTCCTcccgccccgcggcccctcCCCGGCATCCCTCGTTCCCCGCAGCCGGCCGTGCATCCTCCCGCCGTTCCCGTCcctctgcccccaccccccacccgcACCTCCCCGACCCTCCCGCGCCCTCGTTCCTTTCTCAACCCCCCCCAGACcgagcccccagccccactcaaTCCCCCCAGCATCCTTCCCAATTCCTCCCAGCATCCCTCCTAATCCACCCAGCACGGTCCCCCTCCGCGTCCCCCACCCGCATCCCCTAGCATCCTCCCGTCTCCTTCGccctccccgctgccccctcccccacccAGCACCATCCCCACCCATTGCCTCCCAACACCCTCCGTCTCCCCATTCGCTTCACCCTATTAACGGCTTCCTCTCCCTTGCTGGCTCAGGTCCAAGCCCACGGTCGCCCTTcccattcccccctccccctcagGAAGCCCCCAGGGATGTGGGGTGCAGGATCCTGGCCTTGCACCTGCGGTGGGTCTCCCCGTACCCCCCGCTCCAGACCAGGCCCCGGCCACGCTGCCGCCCGCCATCCCCAGCATCATCTCCTCCAGCAGACAAAAGCGCTCTGTGAGCCAACAGCGTTCCCgctctgcatttctgctccTTGTCAccattccccatccctgctcccagcagtgggGTTTTATCCCCGACCCCATGCTccagcagcccctctgcacCCTGGCTGTTTCCCAAACTGGCAGCGGCTGTGTGATGGCGCAGGGAGGAGGGTGTTTATCTTCTGCCTGCAAAACGTGGTTAAGCTGTTTCGCCTTTGGCCGGGGAGGGCTGAACAACGGAACCGCGCAGCTCTCACGTGATGTGAGACAAAGCTGGAACTGCAGTTCTTCCCCGGAGTAATTCTGTAATTGATTGATCGTGAGGCAAAATCTGTTACACCGCATAGGgctggtttggtttggtttggtttttttttccccactccatTTCTCTTCCTCAACCCGCGTTTTTTAGCTGATGAGGAGTGCAAAGCAGGGCTATCAGCCAACTGCAGGCAAACCTTGTTTAGCGCGGCAGCACCTGGCGAAGCTGCACAGCATTTTCCCCAGCCTTGCAGGTACTCTCAGTGTAGTTTTTGCAGGATGAACACCATTCCTGTTCCAGCAGGACTCCCAACTGCAGCAGCTCCGTTTTGCTCACGTCGCTTCgcctcctccctcccttgcTCCTCAGCCCGAAGTTGTAAAGgttattttcttgctgctgGGAAGGCGGACGTGCCGGGTGTTTGCTTCTGATTGCACAGTGAAGCACAGATGGATGTCACCTGCTGACGGTTATTCTGGGTTGGCTTTGTGGAGCTCCATGGAAAGGTTTCCACATCTGGTCCTTAAAAGTTGGAAATAGTAAATCTCCTTTCTCAGGAGCGAAGGGACAGTGAAGATATGCCTGGGTttgccatgggctgccagcaggTGGTCAAATTGGAACCATTTGCCTCTTCTGGATCATCTGGTCTGTCTGAGCTTCATACATTGCTAAAGAAGATGAATAACGTTTtcatcctgctgctcttccaggCCTGAACACGGAGCAAAGGGCTGAAAACCACCGGGGACTATTGACTAGGCTTCTGTTCCTGCTCGCTTCTTTCATTTCCTGAGAGAAAAAGGGGCTGGGGAGCAAGGCTTGCCCTCATGGGAGCTGCTGTGTCAGAGCTGGGTatccccagcagcactgtatCGTGGTTTTGTATGTGATGAGGGCAGGAGCTGAAGTCCACGAGCAGTATTtgagaaaatctgtttttaagcaCCACCCTCTGTCATTACTGTTCAACTTGCCTTAAAACCTGCTTGGTTTCCTCACATTCTTTGGCTTGGATGAAAAGGTGGCTCAGGATTGCCAGGTCTTCTCATGCATTTCCCATTTTGTCTTCCAGCGGAATCGAATCTCTATCTGCAGATGAACACGGTACAGTAACTTTGAGAAGTACAGGGCTTCAATGGGCTGGGTGTTAGAAATTCCCACTCGACAGATTGAAAAACACCATTTTATAACTACTGCCTATAGAAAAATCAATGTGCAATGCTTTAATTTCATGGGTAGGACCTTTGAGACGTTATACTTTGACGTTCATGTTTCTTTGTTACTCATTCATTCCCTGCTATCTGCACAGTGCAAAAATGCCCAGAGAGGAAATGGCCTTGCATTGACAGTTCAGTAGGTGACTGCCAAACCTCTGTGCATCCACACTGGAGCGCTCAGTGAGCaccaccagcagtgctggacCTGCCAGAGACCTCGTGCAGAAAATTCAGTGTGTGATCGTAGAGAGAGGGCTTTTATTCTGCTGGATCTGTAATGCCCTGCTCTGAGTACTgaggtgtgtgtgctgaggTTGGGATGcctggggtgggatggaggacAGGGGATGCTGGTCCTTGGCATGTCTCTGCAGTTCCTCTTGGCTGgcaattatagaatcacagaatatatagttaaggttggaaaaaatcatccaagatcatcaagtccaaccgtcaacccgTCACCGCAAtacccactaaccatgtccctcgtTGCCACTTCTTACAGTGATGACATGGAGCAGGGAGGGGTGGCTGGCACACcagtgagacctggacaggctgagagttgGGTGGGGAGGAACCCGATGGGGctcaacaagagcaagtgtagagtcctacatgtggggaggaataactgctcacatcagtacaggctgggggctgagctgctggaaaggagctctgcaaagGTGGCCAACAGTTGCCAACTGTGTGCCCTCGTGGCCAAGAAGGCTGATGGTGTCCTGGGTGCATTACAAAGAGTGTGACCAGCTGGGTGAGGGAGGTTGTCCCCTTTGCTCTGGTGTGGCCACATCTGGAGCTATtgaaaacccacctggatgtaTTCCTTTGCAGCCTGCTGTGGGGAACCTGCTGTAGCAGGGAggctggacttggtgatccccagaggtcccttccaacccctcctATTCTGCGATTCCATATTGTCAGCctggttttctttccatttttacaCGTCCATTGGGTGTCAGGAGCTGTGGGTTGCTCTGCTCACCCGGGTGGGTGCATGGGATGGTGTCCATGTGTCTGTTCATCCCCCTCCCTCCAATCCTTGCAGCCCTCTGCCCTCCCACTGCACGGCTGCATACCCTCTGTGCccttgcacagccctgcagaccaGCCCAGTTGCAGTTCGGTTCAGAGCAATATAAACTGCTGTATTTTCGGTGCTCAAGGAAGTGGTGGAGGTTGACACACAGATGGCAGTGGCTCAGTCAGCTCTTTCTGCACAGAGCCTACGTAAAACGTGACGTTGGAGGTGAGGGAGCTTTGACTGTAGGTGCACagaagttccttttttttcatgcaaaacGTGCGTGTGTAACCCCGGGCTGCTCTTCTTTCGCAGAACTGGAGACCTCTTGTGAGGACAGCACGGGCGGTGCAGGGGAACTGCCAGCAGGTGAGCAGCTGTGGGACCAGAAACCCCCCTGCCCCCTCCTGAGCGTGACTCTGAGGTGTGTAAGAAGACTTTCATTAGAAGTGTGTGTGGCACATCCACAGCCCAGGGTCACAGCATGGTGATACCCACCAGCACCCATAGGTGTCTCTCCCACGGGAAACCCTGAAATTCAGCTGGGTGAAATGGGACGTGCGGGGGAGCAGGGACCTCCAGGACAGCCTCAGGTTGTTCGGGACATGATACATCAAAATAATGCCCCTTGAGCATCACACATACCTTCAAAGGTTCCGAGTGACTCCAAATCTCTGATGCTGATCTCTGCTGCCTGAGCATGGCTCAGTGTTTTTCCAGCTGTGTCATGTTACCTGACACCCACCAGATTAATGCATTTACACTTCTAACTGCATCTCTTACTTAGCCTttacactgttttctttaattcttcctGTCGTTCAGGAGAGGGCAGCTCCGGCAGCGGCtctggcagccccagcagcagctctaaCAGCAGCTCAGAAGATGACTCAGGTGGGCATTATATTGCAGTTCACATATATCCtctcttttgaaaatgtaaattcagtttaaaaccactttcttttttttttccttcccctttggGGAGTGGTCTCCAAGTTACTGTACAGAACTGTTAAGCCAGTGACTGAACGTTGAAAAGCAGAATGGTATTTATATGAGTGCATCATTTCATAGTTGCTCAGTGCTGAGCTTTGCAGTAATGGGGGTCAGCAGCTCATGTGGCATTGGCCTCCCGCACACAATGCGTGCAGATGTTTGTACACTGCAGCCGTTGTCCACAGAGGCTGTAAATCTGCTGAGCAGTTGGCAGCAGAAGTGGCAAAACAGGATGGACAGGAAAAGAATTGAAGGAAGCGTTTGTTGTTGGCGCGGAGGCTGTGGGTTTCCACTTGTGTGGGTTACGCTGCGAGCAGCttatttattctgctttcagCCAACATCGATCGCCTTTACTAAATAAttacaaagctttttttctcatcagatACAGAGGAGTCGGACACGGGGCGGTCAGGTGAGtgtgctgctctttctttcccataTCCACTCTTGGAGGTGTTTGGGAGCCGAtatgggtgagtgctttgcatCAGGATGCACGAGGGCGTGCAGCAGTGCCCCGGTGCCGGCACAGCCGGTGACCTCTGCTCCTCGGGGCACAAACACTTGCAGAGAGCACTGTTGTGCAGGCAGAGCGCACGCGTGGTACGAATGGAGGCGTGCAAAACACTGATAATTAAGTAACAGCGCTGCCAGAGCGAGCCCGCGCTGCTCGGCCCTGCTTCCTCTCTTGCACGGCGCTCGGAGcaatcccagctgctgctccatggCCAAAATAGCATTGCTCCAGGCTGGGATCCAGCTCACTGCCTGGGTGTTTCCATGATATTTTCCAGGCGCTTCTCATAGATAATAATGGATTGTGTACCTCTCTCCCATCTGCCTACCTGGGAGGTGCTGATGTAGCAGGCTGGTTGGGCAGCCTGCCTGCAAGGACTGCTGGGTGCTGTTTGCATTTCATAATGCCTCGTGGCAGGAGCTCTACTCGTTGCTTTTGCACAATTCAACCCTTCAGGCCAAAAACTTTTGCCCCGTATCTCGGCTTTTGTGTTGGGGTTTGGTGAGGTGGATTCAGGCATTTTTAAACCTGCGTAAGGAGGACAAGTGTGCTGCTGTAGCGTGGCTCCCTTTTCACTGTGGAGGTGGTGAGTTGGTGTCGGGTAGAGTGAGAGATCCTGTGCAccactgcacagccccacaggcagAAGCAGTGCAAACACTGCAAATCCCATAAAGCTGGGATGGAGCAGAGGCAACCctccccattctgtccccattGTCCTCCTTTCCCTTGTGTAAAAGCCGCAGGTGGCCCTCCTCAGTGAGATCTTTCTCTATTAACAAGTATTAACGAGAGCTTTTAACACTTCCTTATGCAgatgaagaacaagaaaagaaagaatcacAGCCAGTTTGCAGTGAATCAGGTGGTAAGAGAACTCTGaaggtgttgctttttttttcccctgagcaTTTAATTACTTTGGTTTTAATGAGctgattttcctgttttctcaccAGGGGAGGACTGTCTGCCCCACtgtgagcactgcagaaaagaaaatgtaggtTGAGAAAAGGAAACCCACATGTTTTGCATGAGAGAACCTGCACATTGTAATGCTACTTTCTCACCACCTccttaaatatgtattttaattttatctgtttATGTAGGTCCAGAGGGAGCAAGTGACACCTAGAAGGCTTTCTGGAGAACaatatttgtatgttttttttgttttttgtttttttttatggtatACGTTTATGTTTAATGGGTATACATTGATGGTGTTCCCATCAGGATAATTCTCCCTTCGAAttaagtggggaaaaagaagtgcGGCACAAATACACTTATAGCAATAAAGAAAGATGCCTCCAAATCTTGAAAAATAAGCAATCTATGCCAGCTGCCTGTAGATCCTTGTCTGACAGCTCTCAAGGTGGCTTCCTGTGCATCTCGTTGcaataattaatattaattaataattgTAAATGATAAAAATGTCAATCATTCACTAGTGACTGTGTGGGTCTGTCCGGGCAGAATGAAGCTGGATGCAGAAGGCACATACGAGTGCAGTGTCACCGGCCTGATTTTTGACGTGACCAAGGCAGTCACCATCAACTACTCCCTGCTGTCCTGGAGCAAATACGCCGGGCTGGTAGAGCCGCCATGGGTGGTGGGCGGCCCGCTGTTCGACGTGCGCTGCGAGGCGCCCTCCGCCCTCACCTCCATCGCCTTCCCGCACTCCCTCTGCCTCGGCGGTGAGTCCTGTGATGCAGGTGGGCGGGCTGGACCACGCTGCATGTGCTGACGGTGCCATCACGTGTCCCCGCAGATGGTGGCTCCCATCCGGCCTTCAAGGTGCTGCACATCAAGGGTGCAGGTGCGGCCATCGAGCCATCCATGGACTTCTCGGCCTCGCACGTGCGGTGGCTGGTCAGCTCGCTGTCCCCTGTCGGGCCGCTCATCCGCAGCGAGGAGCCCCTGCTCTACCATGGTGCTGTCGTCCTCTACAAGGCCATCGATGACGACCCCTCCTTGCTGTTCCGGGTCTACGTGGCGACGAACAACGACTCCTTCATCAAGGTTGGGTTCGCCATGGCAGGTGTTCTCTCACCGTAGGCTGAGTGTGAAGGGAAGGATTTGATATGTGAGCAGCTGTGTCGGCCCACCTGCCTGTTGACATGTTGCTATGAAAAgtatgaaaagtgaaaatacatCGGAAACCTGTTTGCCATCAAAATGAGGCtgaggttcttcaccagagggcagtgggcacggcctGAAGCTGCTGGAactcaaggagtgtttggacactgGCCTTAGATATAGGGTTTGGATTTGTGTGGTCATATGCagagccagaagttggactcGATTATCCTTGTGAGTCCAAGGGGATATTCTTGGAAAAGTCACGGAGCTCAGGGCTTGCACCACTTGTCCTCTCACCAACCCTTTCATAGACCAACACGGGAAGGGACAGCAGCTAATAGCACTTACTTCCATTTGGGTTGTGGAGCCCTTCTGATTTCACTCATGTAGCgtaa
Above is a window of Gallus gallus isolate bGalGal1 chromosome 9, bGalGal1.mat.broiler.GRCg7b, whole genome shotgun sequence DNA encoding:
- the NLRP1L gene encoding NACHT, LRR and PYD domains-containing protein 1a allele 5 isoform X5, which encodes MARHHPEPDSGIESLSADEHELETSCEDSTGGAGELPAGEGSSGSGSGSPSSSSNSSSEDDSDTEESDTGRSDEEQEKKESQPVCSESGEDCLPHCEHCRKENVQREQVTPRRLSGEQYLMKLDAEGTYECSVTGLIFDVTKAVTINYSLLSWSKYAGLVEPPWVVGGPLFDVRCEAPSALTSIAFPHSLCLGDGGSHPAFKVLHIKGAGAAIEPSMDFSASHVRWLVSSLSPVGPLIRSEEPLLYHGAVVLYKAIDDDPSLLFRVYVATNNDSFIKDISRAVKHSKKKFIKIDKPPVCQKLLQNGKRYRLICEPEAEINPEEIEFVDGSLLKLKSYIEVYFEKPDDFTLSLVELDSDAVVWKAKLRESDWIHYDQNKNEQTRIPSSVKRRKSTNSFSEEEKHCNKKQRSNNYTDGIKTRSLLTDQQLMVIAKLFGVEWKEIAIECLQMEMKDIQQIQANEEVVNIQKFLMLSKWREREQSNGTAQALCNRLREKVSYEIVQALEGFLAE
- the NLRP1L gene encoding NACHT, LRR and PYD domains-containing protein 1a allele 5 isoform X4, whose product is MARHHPEPDSGIESLSADEHELETSCEDSTGGAGELPAGEGSSGSGSGSPSSSSNSSSEDDSDTEESDTGRSDEEQEKKESQPVCSESGGEDCLPHCEHCRKENVQREQVTPRRLSGEQYLMKLDAEGTYECSVTGLIFDVTKAVTINYSLLSWSKYAGLVEPPWVVGGPLFDVRCEAPSALTSIAFPHSLCLGDGGSHPAFKVLHIKGAGAAIEPSMDFSASHVRWLVSSLSPVGPLIRSEEPLLYHGAVVLYKAIDDDPSLLFRVYVATNNDSFIKDISRAVKHSKKKFIKIDKPPVCQKLLQNGKRYRLICEPEAEINPEEIEFVDGSLLKLKSYIEVYFEKPDDFTLSLVELDSDAVVWKAKLRESDWIHYDQNKNEQTRIPSSVKRRKSTNSFSEEEKHCNKKQRSNNYTDGIKTRSLLTDQQLMVIAKLFGVEWKEIAIECLQMEMKDIQQIQANEEVVNIQKFLMLSKWREREQSNGTAQALCNRLREKVSYEIVQALEGFLAE
- the NLRP1L gene encoding NACHT, LRR and PYD domains-containing protein 1a allele 5 isoform X7 produces the protein MARHHPEPDSGIESLSADEHELETSCEDSTGGAGELPADTEESDTGRSDEEQEKKESQPVCSESGGEDCLPHCEHCRKENVQREQVTPRRLSGEQYLMKLDAEGTYECSVTGLIFDVTKAVTINYSLLSWSKYAGLVEPPWVVGGPLFDVRCEAPSALTSIAFPHSLCLGDGGSHPAFKVLHIKGAGAAIEPSMDFSASHVRWLVSSLSPVGPLIRSEEPLLYHGAVVLYKAIDDDPSLLFRVYVATNNDSFIKDISRAVKHSKKKFIKIDKPPVCQKLLQNGKRYRLICEPEAEINPEEIEFVDGSLLKLKSYIEVYFEKPDDFTLSLVELDSDAVVWKAKLRESDWIHYDQNKNEQTRIPSSVKRRKSTNSFSEEEKHCNKKQRSNNYTDGIKTRSLLTDQQLMVIAKLFGVEWKEIAIECLQMEMKDIQQIQANEEVVNIQKFLMLSKWREREQSNGTAQALCNRLREKVSYEIVQALEGFLAE